DNA sequence from the Rhizoctonia solani chromosome 10, complete sequence genome:
TGCAATATCTAACACATGCCAAAAGATGAACTTGCTAATCAAAAGCACGTCCAAGGCATATCGACTCACAAGGAACATAAAACCCAGCATAGGATTCTCCGGTAGCATAAAAGTTCTTGCCCTTGAGCTCTGAGAACACCTCGAGAAACTGCGCCAAGAATCCAGCAAACTGCTCCGCGAGTTGATCCTCGTTCCTGCCAAAAGTAAATAAATTAATGAGTGCCCAGAGATGAGTTGTAAGGAAAGTCATGAATTGGGTAGGTAGCTACGTACGTAATATTAGGGACACCTTGTGAGAATCCTGTGCCGACTGGTTGTTCAACCCAGAGTACATGAGACTAGAGCGAGGCAAAGGTTAAAAACTATAGTTCTTGAGAGTACATGTCTCATCTCATACTAACCAAGTTCGTCCACGCCCATTGGTTCCTAATAGGTTTGGCAGTACCCGTCGGCCATGTGAACGGTCCGTTTTCTTGAATCAGGCCCTCTAGGGAAGAACAGCCGGGTCCGCCTTGGGGACAAATAAACATCAGTCCGACCGATCTCACATATATGACAGTATTGTCTCTACTGGACAGGCATACCATTGGTCCAAAACACAAGATCGTCCGTGTGCTTCTCGTTAGTCGTAGGCCAGAACCAAAAGAACAACTTTCTCGTTTCGTTTGCGTTCCCAGAGATCGGCATCAATCCTGTACAACCCCAATCCCACACACACAAAATGAATAAAAAAAAGTCGAGAATTAAGATGATAAAAATAATGGCCACATAtaacacgcatatatgtatatatgtatatggacGTACCCGACCAGGACGGACCGACATCAAAGTCGACCTCGGGGATCTTGGTCCCATCCACGAGATACTGAGCCGCTTTGGGATTCGCAAAGCTGATTGTCGTCGCGCGTTTGGGGAGCTCAGGAGCCCGGGGTGCATGCGTGTGCTCATCCGCCAATGAACGCGCGATCGACGGCGGTCCCGCACGTGGGCGGTGGCGGTCGTGCGGGTTGCGCAGACGGGCCGAGACTGCACCTACGCAGAGCAAGAGAGACAAAAGACGGACCATCGATGATAATGATGATGAAGGACCGACAAGGCTTGTGAGGTTGAAAGACGGAGTCGTTTTATCCTCTTCCCACCCCTTGCCGCCTAAAATAAACTTATTTCCAAGTATACCACCGCCCTGGTGTCGCAAAAATAGAACACGGACACGGGCATTACTCTATAAAAGTAAGGGACAAAACATCATCTCGGCTTCGAAAAATACAGCCCCGCGTGGCGTCTTGCTCCAAGATAACACGCCGCAGTTCATATATGTCGATCTGGGAGTATACAGAGAAGAGGCCGCGTGTAGAAGCACAGTACGTTTGTCTATTGTCGGGCTATTATGTCCACATGAAATTGGCAGGCTGAACAGCATGCACGGGGGATATAGCTATGGTACGTTCGAATGAATATGACGCACATAGCCGGTCGAGGCCGCATGTAGAGGCATATTGCATTTATCCACGCACAAATGAAATGGGCAAGTTGCCCAGCATATGTAGGGGAATATAATTACCTTGAAAGGAATACGGGACCTACAGCCGATAGCGCCCGGTCGTTTCCTTGTAGTAACTCGCAGAATAAAACGTATGCTAAACTAATGTATTACCAAGTCATAAATTACAACGGAACGTCTAGGAATTGCACAGAATAAAACGAAACGAAACGAGTGTGATGACAGACTCACCAATACAAAACTCTACAGATCCATGTCGCTTGCATACAAGGAAGGGTGGGAATAATGCTGACTGCGTTCAAGCGTCCTCCTTTGGGGGGGGGCATAATCTTTGGTCAGATCGATACCCTGTAAATGTGTATTCGTAATCTTGACTGGGCGCTGCCTCGGCGCGCTCTTTTTGCCCTTTTTCTTTTGTTGGCCATTAGATTTGGAAGATGATTCGGCGGTGCTGATTTGAAGGCCCTCTGTGTTAGCGAGGGAGGTGGCAGAGGTGTGAATTGCGGGTTATGTGCGAAAGTTTTGTAAGAGGAATGGGGGAAGAAGGGCTCATGGTCAGTAAAATGAGAATACAAAGGCATCCCGATCATACCCGACTCCAAAGCCTTGATCATGTCCGCTTCAGGAGGAACAGTAAGTTGTTCCAGAGGTCGATAAACTCTAACCAGCCCAGGACAGTTGGGTCAGTTGCCCAAGTGGACAAAATGAACACTTTACCTTGGTCGACTTTCTTTCCGCCCATTTCAGGGGTCATATCATTCCTGAACACCATTTTATGTGTTCGTCCTTTGCCGAACGGGTGGCAAGCACCAGACCCTCCTTCTCAAGTTCCTCGACAGCCTGCAAAGCACCCGCCCAGGATTCCTTGAGGGATTTCATCGATACACCAGCCCCGCCTCGTGCATGTCGAGTGATTTCGGCCAACACGGATTGTTTATCTTTGACTTGAAAGTCGGGCTACAATGGGGAATTAATGTAATGTGGATTGAGTGAGAAGGACGGTGCGAACCCGCCACGTGTAGAGTTTTAGCTTGGGATCTACGGTCACTCGTTCATGTTCGTTGAGTGCTTTGACAAGAACCGGGTCGTTTTCCACATTTGGGACGTTTGCATATGCTCCTAGATCTTCGAGTCGAATGGGACCTTTTCGTTCCTACCTCCAGGAGTGAGTACAGGGCGCGCCACGAAATGGCAACCAAGGACAGTGACGGACCTTGAGAGCTGAAATGAGATAGGAAAGTTGTGTGCCCTTTTGGAATCCTGAACCTGTATCTTTGGGCTGGGAGAATACTTCGACTGAACAGGGGCGAATGAGTGTCAGTGTGGCGAGCAGGGGTTGAACTAGTAAACAAATAGATACCAGCTTTTGCTCGTTTCTTCGGGTCCTTTGAGTTGCTAGCAGAAGCAGCAGCAGTGGGCAGCGATATCCCTTGCTGGGAGTTTTGTTCGTGAAGCTACACCAGCGCGGAGCGGGAACGAAGATGGGCCGTTGTTGGACATGGTCGTCCGTGGCACGTGCAAACTCAAGGGACCAGGCTCATCGGCATTACATATTCTCCCCCACTCTGATTACTGCTAACACCACAGAATGCCGAATACAGAACGAACGTCTGCTGAAATACTGACACCAACAGTCACGAGCTCGTCATCGCTGAGCCGTGGCAAATCGGGGTCAACGGAAAAGGCCTCATCCTCGTCTGTCAGAACTACAAAACAAAGCCCCCATGAGCGTCCCGCTTCCTCTTCCAGCAAACCAAAGGGCGCCGGCGCTAGGTCTCACCGTGAACGCGAACGCGAAGACCCTCGTTCGTCCCAACGATACATTATCAATCCACATTTATTCCAAATGTCCAAGTCCGTCATGGCTTCTCCCACTGTCAGTCTAGTGCTGCTCTAGTTTTCGGTACATACACTGATATCACAGCGGAAAGATGATGCACTGGTCTCGAGCCCCAGTCTCGGGCATGCTCCCTACACGACATCTTCGAGCGCACAGCATGACTTTGGTCGACAGCACCATCTGGATTTTCGGTGGATCCGATGAGACGGACTCGAGAGACGACGTGTACACACTGGACACCGGTGCGTTACCCAAACTCTGCCCCTTCTCAAGTCTTCTCTCATTCTAATGCACACGTGTTGGGTAGAAACCTTTGTCTGGGGAAAACCTAAACCTACCGGAGAGCAACCTCCCGGAAGCCGGGCCCACACAGCAACACTTGTTCACAACCGGTTTATTTTCATCGTCGGAGGGGGCAAGACCATGTATACTTTGACACTGTGTAAGCCTTTTACCCTCCCTTTGGTCCAACATATACATGACTGAGCGAATTAAAGATACATTTTCGACACTTGATGCACAAATGGATAAAACCCGATATCCAGGTGAAAAGCCAATGCCCAGGAGGGCGCACACTGCGTGTCTTCACAATGGGCGCTTGTTTATTTTCGGTGGTATGtgccccccccctttttttttgtttgattTCATCTgcttccccctccccctcacTCTTAAACTTACTTACACGCACGCACGTGCCCCTCCCAAAGGAGGGAACGGGACCGTAGCTCTAAACGACGTATGGACCATGGACGTCCGAGTTCCATTCGATAAGCTTCGCTGGCAACAAATCAGACCACGCGAAGGCTCCGCTGTCCCACCACCCAGAGGGTACCATACCTCCAACCTAGTCGGGAACGTAATGGTCATCATTGGTGGATCCGACGGACGCGATACGTATGACGATATTTGGGTCATGGATCTAGGTAtgtactttttttttttctcttccTTCGCTTTCTTTGGTCTCATGAAGAGGGGATGTAGACACTGGATTGTGGAAGCAGGTCTTGACCGACGATCGGTACCCATGCATGTTCCATTCCTCGACCCAGGTCGGATCTTACTTGTTCATCCTCGGAGGACACAACGGCCAGGTCTTTTTATCAGACTTGATCTTGTTTAACCTAGGTTCGTTTTTCATTTTCTCGCGCGCGTGTGTATGTATGCGAGGGAACAATAGGTTTCTGATATGACTTGGTTTTTTGTTAGTCACCCTTCAGTACGAGACGAAACAGTGCGCTGGACGGACGTTCCCCGCGAGAGGATATCATAGTGCCGTGCTCGCCGATTCTCGGCTGGTCGTGACTGTAAGTTCTCCTTATCCTCGACCTGCATTATTTTATACTAATTAACCTCGCAACGATCAGGGCGGATTCGACGGCGAGGCCGTTTTCGACGACGTTTCGATCCTTGACCTCGCCGCGTTGGCGTACTTGCCCCAGGTCACCCGGTTCGGCATCATCATTGATGAACGAGGGGTATACGTCGAGGACGAAGGTGCGGAGTATACGGAAGATGCATATTTCGAGTGATTTGgtgaggggggggggattgGAGAAGCACAGTCGGGGAAACGTGGAGTTTGTGGTAATACAGATGGAGAGTGGTCGTGTGGGAGAGGTGTGCTTCCTAGGATTTATTAGGACGACACTCGTGTATGCATCACATAAGTCTTGGCGTATTTCAAGTATTTATTTTAATTGTTTACTGCAAGTATAGTACTTTTTGATTTCTTGAATCCTGCAAGTTTCGTTGATTGATGGCGCCAGATGAAAAGTACACACAGACAAACATGTGAAAATAAAGGATCGTGTAAATCATAATTAACACATCCTAATAACAATCACTCTGGTTCATATCTTAAGCTCCCTTTCGGTACTCAAAACTCTACAAGGCAATGGCGGAACCAGAAAAAGAGAAACCCGCTCTCAACTTCAAGTATTTCCAGGAGCATTATTGGGAAGAGTACGGTAAGGTTATCCTGCAAAACCCACACACCCAGAGCCCCGTTTCGATTCTGAGCAGCGATTTATACAAAGTCCATCCGAGACATATTCAGTTGTCTCACAAGCCACGGGTGCCTGGATCTAACAGACACAATCCATGAATCCACATGTAGCGAATTCGCCATCGCGACTGGTGGCTTGGGCGACGTCTTCTCGGCCACTCTACTCACGGGAAAAAAAGTCGGAGTCAAATGTCTCAGGTTTCAGCCCGATATCGACCAAAGTGAGGAGTCCCAGGCACAGCTTAAAGTAAGAAATTATCCTTTTTGTCCGCAAATTATAGCGGGAGAAGGGATGGTCTTATGATTCGGGTCTTCGTAATCATCCAGCGTGCTGCACATGAATTGTATGTTTGGTCTAAATGCAAGCATCCAAACATATTGCCTTTGCTTGGCCTGGCAAAGTTCCGCGGCCGGATAGCTATGGTCTCTCCATGGATGGAAAACGGAATTTAAGCCAATTTCTCGCCGATAGGACAGATGTGGATCGCTACAAGATGGTAAACAAAGTCCAAAATTCATCCAATCTATATTTATTATCTCATAAAGAAACTCAAACTCGCTAGTGTGTTCAAATCGCTGAAGCCGTGTCCTTTCTTCATGATGCTAAACTCGTGAGTTGTTCCTCGATGGATGGTTTCGGTGCACACACTTAGGAACGCCGCGACGCCCTTTTAGGTCCACGGTGATATCAAAGCGGTAGGTCAATGTGTATAGTAAATGCTGTCTCTAACGTCGCCCAAATAGCTGAACATTCTGGTGACCAAAGATCATCGGCCCCAACTTACAGATTTTGGAAGTGCGAGCCTTACAGAGTACACTCTCAAGTTCAGTACGACCACTTACGTTGCGAGCACATCACTGCGTTGGACGGTGAGTGTCATAATCTAGCCGAGTTGCTGATCAACTCTGACATCGAATCTGTCGTCAACAGGCTCCTGAGATACTACTCGAAGTATCCAGTAGGGGACTAAGCTGCCAAGGTGATGTATACGCCCTTGGGATGGTGAGTTTTATCTTGTATCGCCTGAATGATAGTTCTCATAGTTCAAATTCAAACACCATAGACTTTTCTGGTGCGCGACTTTCCTAGTTGACAGCAACGACCTCCCCTCTTGGGAGTAATGATGACAATTGACTCGTAGGAAGTAATTACAGGGATGGTACCGTATGCGGGATTGAGCGATTTAACGGTGCTCCGCAAGATCCAGTCTTGCGAGCCTCCTGATAGGCCCGGTGTCTGCCCTGATTGGTTCTGGTCCCTTATCTCTAGCTGCTGGCTAGATGCTGACAACCGACCGACTGCCAGCACTGTGCGGTCCCATGTGAGTCAAAATCACCACAGTAGAAAGCCCACCACTAAGCTTTAACGCACATTAAGATGAAGGCGCATTTATTTTGTAACAAGTTACAATCGGCTAGCCCAACTCTGGATCCCATTAGTACATCATCATCCAAAGTAAGCACTGACCTACGATTTAGACTACGTACGCGCCAATTAATTTCAGGGTGCTAACCAAAAAGTACTCAGCCGTCTGAATGGACCATATCAGATGATGGGTACATCGTTGGAACAAAAGTGGAAGAATCGGAAGTGAGTGTGGTTAGCATAAGCTAATATTTTTTCTTCTATATATAACCCAGACTTGCTTGTTAGCTACGCCGCAGAGATCAAGAGATTTCCTACATAGAAAGGAGAGGTTGCCCCAATCTTACGAGGGAACTTGAACCATCAGCACTCCCCGAGTATCCCACTGCTAGTGGGAAAAAGAACGACGTATTCTGTGCAAAACTTGATACAGGGGTGATAGTTGCGCTCAAACTCCACAGAAACAAAGATGAAATAGTACGTGATGCATTAAATTCCAGTCTATTCTTCACTATCTCATGTTATGTTGATGTAAAGAATAAATGGTATAGTCGTATCCAGGAGATTCACATATGGTCGCAGTGTAGACATCCAAATGTGTTGGACCTGATTGGGGTTTCAAAATTTCGTCTTGGGATTGCAATAGTCACGGCGTGGATGAAATACGGAAGTATGAAAGACTTTCTTGCCTATCATCCTGGAGAAAATCGGTGCAAACTAGTATGTACCCTGAGAAAGATACAAGATGTGATAACATCTGACGTTTTAGAGCCTGGGTATTGCTGCGGGGGTAGCCCACCTGCATTCAATCAGAATAGTAAGTGCCCTACCATCGATATGAATCCTGAATTACGTTGATGCGTATTATTATGGAAATAAGGTGCACGGATGTATTGAAGCGGTGAGTCTCGGAGGTAATCTTGATTCGAAGAAATAAGCAATATATACCGGAAAATGAGAATCCTGGTGGCTCTGAAAGCGGGCGCAATTCCCTGGGCCTAATTTTAACTAGGTACTCTTGACTGTACATATAGTTTGGGAAGCGACTGGAAAACCACGGTGTTGAGTTCTGATATTCCCCTTTTATAGGATAACGTATTAATATCAAAAGATCGCACTCCAAAACTCGCAGGATTCGGGAGTGCAATCGAATCCAAAGAAGTCACCCAAGCAAGTCAGCGGGGGGAGTTGGATCAATACATCTCTGGACAAGACTTCGGCGATAGCCCTGATCCTGAATGCATGGGTATCTCGAACAGCGTATACCCAAACGACGCAAGCTATGCGAGTGGTTTTGAGACAGATATAGCTTCGCTTGGAATAGTGGGCCCCTCCTTTACTGACAAACACAGCCAACTAACAATTACAGTAGGTCATACTAGTACGTTCATTCGACCAGAGTTCCGAGGTATGTCTTAAAGATCCTACAGGAAGCTTTTGTAGGAAGCCTTGCCTACCTACACCTTGATGAAGCATCTCTGCACCAGAGAGTATTTCAGTTCAAGCGTAGGATTCCTGAGCGGCCTCAACAAATGATTCCTTTGGTTCCTGAAGCAGACCAGCTATGGAGATTACTGGAAGCCTGTTGGTCACGAAATCCTAGTGATTGTCCAACTGCAGTAGATGTATACAACGAAGTAGGTTGAATTCTTACGCGCGCCCCCTAATAGTTTCAAGGAGATTATTCACAGATGTCTTCAATTAATACACAATACCACACTTGGTCCAAACAAGGCAAAGGAAATATTGCTCACTCGGTAGGTTTGAGCAATTTGTTGTCCTTGTTAAAGCATAAAGGTCTTAACCCGTAAAAATGGTATTATAGGATTCGACCACTTGGTCAGAGTTGTCATCAGCGATAGATGACAATCCGCGATGGCTTAGACTTGAGGACCCGGGTGATAAAATGGTGAGTAAAATAACTTTTTTGAACTCCAGCAGTATACCTCTGATCTATCTACCAAGGTTGATGAGATTACCAAACGACTCGAACAGTCTGGGTGTGCAAATGTGACCGATCATATCGAAGTGTCTAAACTGAACCCATACCCTCAAGAAGCTGGAGGATTCGGTTATATCTATCGCGAGACACTTTACAACAGCGACATAGTTGGAATCAAATGTCCAAAACTCCATTTTGGTTCTCCTGCGATCCGAAGAAGGCAGCTTACGGCAAGTAATAGTGAAAACCTCATAGAAGGGCACTTTTTGATCCTTTCGCTGAAGAACACCGCGCATGAAGCACACATATGGTCCAAATGCAATCATCCTAATGTGTCACACTTAATCGGAGTGGCCAAATACCGAGATCGTCTAGCAACAGTATCACCATGGATGGATAATGGCGATCTAGTACGCTATCTATTGTGGAACGGGGACGAGATAAACCGCATGGAATTGGTACGGCGCTTGGAAATACTTACCAGAGCTTTTGCGCTGATAGTAACATATATCATATTAGTGTTCTCAGATTGCTGCTGGTGTTAAGTATCTCCACAAAGAAGATATAGTGAGTCAGGTAAAAACTGTAAAAAGGCTACGCATACTTAGCTTGCCCAAAAACGTAGGTGCATGGTGACATTAAAGGGGTGAGTTCATGTATAAAACTAACACGTTCTCCTCAAATGGATATGTGCTCATATTTTCAAAGGTCAATATCCTCATATCATCGGATGGTAGCCCAAAGATAACCGACTTCGGGAGTGCAATAAGTTCAAAATACTCCGAGTTTCAGCCTGAATATTACGGTCGCCACCTAGCGGGGTCCTTGCGTTGGATGGTACATTTCGTACTACACTTGAGGCCGGGAACGATTGTTTGATTCTTATCTCTCTTTGATACAGCCTCCGGAAAGGCTGACTTCCGTATCGCCCCCAACTCCTCAGGCGGATATATACGCGCTCGCAATGGTGAGAGTCATTTTAATAGTCAACACACACTGTCTAAGTATTTGAATGTCCCTAGACATTTCTAGTGAGTTACCTCGCAAGCGTTTACCTCCCTATCTCTAATCCAGTAATCGCTGCCAGGAAGTCGTCACAGGGGCAATCCCGTACGCCAACACAACCGAAGACGGGGCAGTGTTTCACAAAATTGTATCAGAAATCTATCCCGAATTTCCGGAGCTAAGTTCGGAGAGATGCAAAGAAGCTGGGAAGATATGGCCTCTACTCATACGTTGCTGGAGTCGATGTGACCGACCGGAAGCCAGTCGCGTCCTCATAGAGGTATGTATGCACCGATGCGTGTTCGCAATGCGCCTACAAGTCTTACATTGTCAAACGATCCCACAGTTGGACAAATTAAACACTCTTCAAGAGATAAGTCTCTCATGACTCTCATGACTCGATTCATTTGGCTGTGTATGTACCCAAGATAGTCGTCTAGaacatgcgcatatatccaaatTTCAAAAATAGGATGTACAGAGAGTTTCGTTGAACACGAGGGAATAAGTGAATGCGTTAATATACAAGCTTTATAAAACCTTGGGGGCAAGAAATCAAGATCGATTTAACAAAGGGTCCAAAACAAGGCCAACGAAAACAGCCTAATCATTCAAGATTCGGTATCTGAAATAGTAATAACCTCCgcctcctttttggggactATTTTCTTCTTGGCAGCGGATGGGCGAGCAGGTCGGGAGCGAGTAGGTTGTTTGAGAGTTTTGCGAGTTGATGGAGGGCGTGCAGCTCGGGTCGGTACCGCGGGAAGTAACGGTACCGTTGGTGCGTTTCTCGTTGGTTTAGGTGGAGCCTTTGGTCGGTTCAACTGTACAGGCGCGCTCGGAGGGACATAGTGGACTTGAGCAGGGATAAGCCGTGGCTTTCCCGAGTCGGAAACAACTCGCCTCGCGCCAATACTCCTCGCAACTTCAGCCTCTTCTCGACTCTTTTCTTCCATAAGCTCAAAGCTCCTTGCCAATTCCTTAACTGATCCCGCTCGCCTCATCCTAGGGCGTGGACGTCTAGGCTCCTTGGTAGGTTTGAGGGGAGATACGTGCTGAAGTGCTGGTATATCGATCCTGGGTTCAACGCGTTTTTGTCGATTCCGACGTGCAGGAGTTGGCCGGATGGGAGTAGGGACGTGGTTTAGAACAGGAAAAATGGGTTCGTCTTCTCCGTCATCTATTAAGTCTATGGGATCCCGGGAGATTGGTTTGAGGATCGGCATACTGGACTCGCCCGTTTGATTGTCCTGGGACGTCGATTGATATAGGAGCTAATAGTACCGAAGAACCGAGCAATAGGGGTCGGAGGAGCACCAGCGGATCGCATTGACGTCTCGAGTCCACGATTGGCAGAGATAGATTTGTTGGGATATCTGCGTGATTTAGGAGGGGACCTTGTACGAGCCGGAGAAATGGATACAGGAACTTCGTGGGTCGACCCTCGAGCCCATGGATTctcttgttcttcttcgTCGTATTGCTCGACTTCGGCGTCTTCCATGACCTCTTCAGCCTCTTCCTCGACCTCTTCCTCGACCTCTTCCTCGACATCACCCTCTCCTTCAGCCCCTTCTTCCTCAATTTCTTCcccagcttcttcctcgacCTCATACGACATTGGTTCCCCTACTGATGGATGTTCGGTAGGTAGCTCTC
Encoded proteins:
- a CDS encoding Serine carboxypeptidase, which encodes MWIDNVSLGRTRVFAFAFTLHEQNSQQGISLPTAAASASNSKDPKKRAKAVEVFSQPKDTGSGFQKGTQLSYLISALKERKGPIRLEDLGAYANVPNVENDPVLVKALNEHERVTVDPKLKLYTWRPDFQVKDKQSVLAEITRHARGGAGVSMKSLKESWAGALQAVEELEKEGGKGWEEDKTTPSFNLTSLVGPSSSLSSMVRLLSLLLCVGAVSARLRNPHDRHRPRAGPPSIARSLADEHTHAPRAPELPKRATTISFANPKAAQYLVDGTKIPEVDFDVGPSWSGLMPISGNANETRKLFFWFWPTTNEKHTDDLVFWTNGGPGCSSLEGLIQENGPFTWPTGTAKPIRNQWAWTNLSHVLWVEQPVGTGFSQGVPNITNEDQLAEQFAGFLAQFLEVFSELKGKNFYATGESYAGFYVPYIANYLYEHPKAVDLKLKGIWITDPSVSYDLVTEFIPAVNFAIKWKDVLSLNSSFISQIQQVGDKCGFTDYSKKYVTYPPAGPLPLPSQSYVGSPDWAGIKDECATWIMIYEAASMVNPNFNVYRIFDVWPVLWDVLGFPGSFDSQQGPIYFNRTDVQDAIHAPHINWSECSSINVFVNGTDTSIPSMLSVMPNVIEKSERTVVMHGGIDYVLIAEGTRIAIQSRHSRNMTWHGQQGFQRPIANESFIIEGFGILGAMHQERNLTYVEVDLSGHMMPLYAPWAAYKTLSYLLGREELTDHTNDAALYPSAYELYGSASSKKVVNRHRTEL
- a CDS encoding Rab9 effector protein with kelch motifs, with translation MLPTRHLRAHSMTLVDSTIWIFGGSDETDSRDDVYTLDTETFVWGKPKPTGEQPPGSRAHTATLVHNRFIFIVGGGKTMYTLTLYTFSTLDAQMDKTRYPGEKPMPRRAHTACLHNGRLFIFGGGNGTVALNDVWTMDVRVPFDKLRWQQIRPREGSAVPPPRGYHTSNLVGNVMVIIGGSDGRDTYDDIWVMDLDTGLWKQVLTDDRYPCMFHSSTQVGSYLFILGGHNGQVFLSDLILFNLVTLQYETKQCAGRTFPARGYHSAVLADSRLVVTGGFDGEAVFDDVSILDLAALAYLPQVTRFGIIIDERGVYVEDEGAEYTEDAYFE
- a CDS encoding kinase domain protein, which codes for MQASKHIAFAWPGKVPRPDSYGLSMDGKRNLSQFLADRTDVDRYKMCVQIAEAVSFLHDAKLVHGDIKALNILVTKDHRPQLTDFGSASLTEYTLKFSTTTYVASTSLRWTAPEILLEVSSRGLSCQGDVYALGMTFLEVITGMVPYAGLSDLTVLRKIQSCEPPDRPGVCPDWFWSLISSCWLDADNRPTASTVRSHMKAHLFCNKLQSASPTLDPISTSSSKPSEWTISDDGYIVGTKVEESELRRRDQEISYIERRGCPNLTRELEPSALPEYPTASGKKNDVFCAKLDTGVIVALKLHRNKDEINKWYSRIQEIHIWSQCRHPNVLDLIGVSKFRLGIAIVTAWMKYGSMKDFLAYHPGENRCKLSLGIAAGVAHLHSIRIDNVLISKDRTPKLAGFGSAIESKEVTQASQRGELDQYISGQDFGDSPDPECMGISNSVYPNDASYASGFETDIASLGIVILEAFVGSLAYLHLDEASLHQRVFQFKRRIPERPQQMIPLVPEADQLWRLLEACWSRNPSDCPTAVDVYNEMSSINTQYHTWSKQGKGNIAHSDSTTWSELSSAIDDNPRWLRLEDPGDKMVDEITKRLEQSGCANVTDHIEVSKLNPYPQEAGGFGYIYRETLYNSDIVGIKCPKLHFGSPAIRRRQLTASNSENLIEGHFLILSLKNTAHEAHIWSKCNHPNVSHLIGVAKYRDRLATVSPWMDNGDLVRYLLWNGDEINRMELIAAGVKYLHKEDIVHGDIKGVNILISSDGSPKITDFGSAISSKYSEFQPEYYGRHLAGSLRWMPPERLTSVSPPTPQADIYALAMTFLEVVTGAIPYANTTEDGAVFHKIVSEIYPEFPELIDVTDRKPVASS